The following are encoded in a window of Mycobacterium sp. ELW1 genomic DNA:
- a CDS encoding glycosyltransferase domain-containing protein, with the protein MADIALYTATIGGYETPTAILPDQDSLDYPAGNIDYYRFEDASVAAAPVVGQTPSPTSPWTHIQDKERVPGDPIRSARAIKILGHPALSTYDVTVWIDNRVRLKVAVEELVERFLPAGVDVALPLHSYHQSLSEEFEAILHGRFDDPRRVREQKRTYSRTMPNLFAQPVYWTAILIRRNNAAVERFNTIWWEQVLRYSRRDQLSFPYACAATPELSVMPFPADNFESDFHEWRTFSDVGRPPGAGHWKPASLNSELFDTARFVKDGIKSAVTARRERWKVR; encoded by the coding sequence GTGGCTGACATCGCGCTTTATACTGCAACAATCGGGGGATACGAGACGCCCACGGCAATATTACCTGATCAAGATAGCCTAGATTATCCTGCGGGCAATATCGATTATTACCGGTTCGAAGACGCCTCGGTGGCGGCAGCTCCAGTCGTCGGACAGACTCCATCACCCACTTCACCATGGACGCACATTCAAGATAAAGAGCGCGTCCCAGGGGATCCGATCAGGAGCGCACGAGCTATCAAGATCCTTGGGCATCCCGCCCTTTCGACATACGACGTGACGGTCTGGATTGATAATCGCGTCCGGCTGAAGGTCGCCGTGGAGGAACTTGTCGAGAGGTTTCTCCCTGCAGGTGTGGACGTCGCCCTGCCTCTACACAGCTACCACCAGTCGCTCTCGGAGGAGTTTGAAGCGATCCTCCATGGCCGCTTCGATGATCCCCGACGAGTGAGGGAGCAGAAAAGAACCTATTCGCGAACAATGCCGAATCTGTTTGCGCAGCCAGTTTATTGGACGGCCATTCTGATACGGCGTAATAATGCGGCCGTCGAGAGGTTCAACACAATTTGGTGGGAACAGGTACTCCGTTATTCGCGGCGAGACCAACTATCCTTTCCATACGCCTGTGCCGCCACCCCGGAGTTAAGTGTAATGCCATTTCCGGCAGACAACTTTGAGTCTGACTTTCACGAATGGCGGACATTTTCAGATGTCGGCCGCCCGCCAGGCGCTGGACATTGGAAGCCCGCTTCGCTCAACAGCGAGCTCTTTGATACTGCGCGATTCGTCAAAGATGGTATCAAGAGCGCTGTCACAGCTCGACGTGAGAGATGGAAGGTCCGATAG
- a CDS encoding UDP-glucuronate decarboxylase, giving the protein MRRRAVLTGGAGFVGSHLAEALLAHDIDVICLDNFLTGKPENVAHLQGRDGFRLMKVDVSDFISVPGPVDFVLHFASPASPIDYAQLPIQTLKAGSLGTLHSLGLAKEKGARYLLASTSETYGDPHVHPQPESYWGNVNPVGPRSCYDEAKRFAEAATTAYRTKHGVNTAIMRIFNTYGPRMRPDDGRAIPAFVNQALAGVPLTVHGDGSQTRSVCYVDDLVEGAIRLLFSDLAGPVNIGNPHELTMLELAELIREITGSDSPIEFYDRPRDDPSQRQPDITLARTELNWEPQVDVTDGLTKTISWFRDQMHGDFTAGAPASYSVQETQEHPRHKVAVIGTGYVGAVTSTCLAFLGHSVCGLDSDSLRTSQLNQGQAPFVEPGLPEMLKAALSTGRLQFTDRPADALSDADFVFLCVGTPPGPEGAPDLSQLEGAIQSLAPYLRPGVVIVNKSTVPVGSGNWTRTILEDALGDDRELSFHVVSNPEFLREGCALDDFLYPDRIVLGGAAADVNHVAELYAPVLDQSFEGGRRTLRPALITTDLASAEMIKYAANAFLATKISFANEMAQMCELFGADVRQVLPAIGADHRIGSAFLNPGVGWGGSCFGKDVAALISTSQEYGYTPSMLQATVGINKSQRASVVRKLQRELHVLKGRRIALLGLTFKPGTDDLRDAPALDIARRLLAAGAVVSAFDPVVKSLPDELSAIRITRDAYEAADRVDAVVVTTEWPEFRSIDPAGLRRVMRGDLVVDGRNCLSEADFVGSGLRLIGFGW; this is encoded by the coding sequence ATGCGCCGGCGAGCGGTACTAACGGGTGGTGCGGGCTTTGTGGGCTCGCATTTGGCCGAGGCGCTCCTCGCGCACGACATTGACGTGATCTGCCTCGACAACTTCTTGACCGGCAAACCCGAGAACGTCGCTCACCTGCAGGGCCGCGACGGCTTCCGACTGATGAAGGTCGACGTCAGCGACTTCATCTCAGTCCCCGGACCGGTCGATTTCGTCCTGCACTTCGCATCCCCCGCGTCGCCGATCGACTACGCGCAACTCCCGATTCAGACGTTGAAGGCGGGTTCACTCGGAACGCTTCACAGTCTCGGCTTGGCCAAGGAGAAGGGCGCCCGCTATCTGCTGGCCTCCACGTCGGAGACGTACGGCGATCCGCACGTGCACCCTCAGCCCGAAAGCTATTGGGGCAACGTCAATCCAGTGGGTCCACGCTCTTGTTATGACGAAGCGAAACGCTTTGCCGAGGCAGCCACCACCGCGTACCGGACCAAACACGGCGTCAATACCGCAATCATGCGGATCTTCAATACGTACGGGCCTCGCATGCGTCCGGATGACGGTCGCGCTATTCCGGCTTTCGTCAACCAGGCGCTCGCCGGCGTGCCGTTGACCGTTCACGGCGACGGCAGCCAGACCCGATCCGTCTGTTATGTCGACGACCTCGTCGAAGGCGCGATCCGGCTTTTGTTCTCCGACCTCGCCGGTCCGGTCAACATCGGCAACCCACACGAATTGACCATGCTCGAGCTCGCTGAGCTCATCCGCGAGATTACCGGGTCCGACTCGCCGATCGAGTTCTACGACCGGCCGCGGGACGACCCGTCCCAGCGTCAACCCGACATCACCCTGGCACGAACCGAATTGAACTGGGAACCACAGGTCGATGTCACGGATGGATTGACGAAGACCATTTCCTGGTTCCGCGACCAAATGCACGGTGATTTCACCGCTGGTGCACCGGCGTCCTACTCGGTTCAGGAAACGCAGGAGCATCCCCGACACAAAGTCGCTGTGATCGGTACCGGTTACGTGGGTGCAGTGACCTCGACCTGCTTGGCGTTCCTGGGGCACTCCGTCTGCGGCCTTGACAGCGACTCGCTGCGTACGAGCCAGCTCAACCAAGGTCAAGCACCCTTCGTCGAGCCCGGCCTGCCGGAGATGCTCAAAGCCGCGCTGTCGACCGGGCGCCTCCAGTTCACTGATCGCCCAGCCGACGCGCTGTCCGACGCCGACTTCGTGTTCCTCTGTGTGGGAACTCCCCCTGGGCCCGAGGGCGCTCCCGACCTTTCGCAGCTGGAAGGCGCGATCCAGTCGTTGGCGCCGTACCTTCGCCCAGGTGTAGTGATTGTCAATAAGTCGACCGTTCCGGTTGGTTCCGGCAACTGGACCCGCACGATCCTGGAAGACGCGCTCGGTGACGACCGGGAACTTTCGTTCCATGTCGTGTCCAATCCGGAGTTCCTGCGCGAGGGGTGCGCGCTGGACGACTTCCTGTACCCGGACCGGATCGTGCTTGGAGGCGCAGCCGCCGATGTCAACCACGTCGCCGAGCTATACGCGCCAGTGCTCGATCAGTCTTTCGAGGGTGGACGCCGGACTCTTCGGCCAGCACTCATCACGACGGACCTCGCGTCCGCCGAGATGATCAAGTATGCGGCGAATGCATTCCTGGCCACCAAGATCAGTTTCGCCAACGAAATGGCACAGATGTGCGAACTGTTCGGCGCCGACGTCCGCCAGGTGTTGCCTGCGATTGGCGCCGACCACCGGATTGGCAGTGCCTTCCTGAATCCTGGCGTGGGCTGGGGCGGCTCCTGCTTCGGCAAGGACGTCGCGGCACTGATTTCGACCAGCCAGGAGTACGGCTATACGCCATCAATGCTGCAAGCGACGGTCGGTATCAACAAGTCGCAGCGTGCGAGTGTCGTCCGCAAGCTTCAGCGAGAGCTCCATGTCCTCAAGGGCCGTCGGATCGCGCTTCTCGGTCTGACGTTCAAGCCCGGCACCGACGATCTGCGTGATGCCCCAGCTCTGGACATTGCCCGTCGCCTACTGGCTGCCGGAGCGGTGGTGTCGGCATTCGATCCTGTCGTTAAGTCGTTGCCTGACGAATTGTCAGCCATCCGCATCACACGTGATGCCTACGAGGCAGCCGACCGGGTTGACGCTGTTGTTGTCACGACAGAATGGCCGGAGTTCCGGTCGATCGACCCGGCCGGGCTTCGTCGGGTGATGCGCGGCGACCTGGTGGTCGATGGACGGAATTGCCTGTCGGAAGCCGATTTTGTCGGATCGGGTCTCCGGCTGATCGGCTTCGGCTGGTGA
- the rfbD gene encoding dTDP-4-dehydrorhamnose reductase produces MAAVMVLGATGQLGADVVDAFGSARSEVIGLGHREVDVTDFASVSAVVGAARPALVVNTTAFHNLELCEEDQTSAFAVNAIGARNVAMAAHATGAALIHISTDYVFDGLKQSPYDEGDLPGPLNVYGASKLAGEQLVRAACPRSFVVRTSGLYGPRPCRAKGGLNFPLLMLKLAREKGELTVVTDEVVCPTYTPDLARQLVALSNTEAYGTVHATGVGEVSWHGFATEILRLSGLTNVPVHEATSATMVRKVKRPSYSILAHRRLQQLDIVAMRPWEEALTDYVRLLGQL; encoded by the coding sequence GTGGCCGCGGTGATGGTGTTAGGCGCCACCGGTCAGCTCGGCGCCGATGTGGTGGATGCTTTCGGTTCCGCCCGATCCGAGGTGATTGGTCTGGGGCATCGTGAAGTGGACGTGACGGATTTCGCGTCTGTTTCGGCAGTCGTAGGAGCGGCGCGCCCAGCACTCGTTGTTAACACCACCGCCTTCCATAACCTCGAGCTCTGTGAGGAGGATCAGACCTCTGCGTTTGCGGTCAATGCGATTGGAGCCCGCAATGTGGCGATGGCGGCCCATGCCACTGGGGCAGCCCTTATTCACATCAGCACGGATTATGTCTTCGACGGCTTAAAGCAATCTCCCTACGATGAGGGCGATTTGCCTGGACCGCTCAATGTTTACGGGGCTTCGAAACTCGCGGGCGAGCAACTGGTTCGCGCGGCTTGTCCTCGGTCCTTCGTCGTGCGTACGTCCGGCCTCTACGGGCCTCGCCCGTGCCGGGCCAAAGGTGGCTTGAACTTTCCCTTGTTGATGCTCAAGCTTGCGAGGGAAAAGGGTGAGCTGACAGTGGTGACTGACGAAGTTGTTTGTCCGACTTATACTCCGGACCTGGCTCGGCAACTTGTCGCTTTGTCGAACACGGAAGCTTACGGCACCGTTCATGCTACCGGTGTGGGCGAAGTATCCTGGCACGGATTCGCCACAGAGATTCTTCGGCTCAGTGGCCTTACGAATGTGCCGGTCCACGAGGCCACATCTGCAACCATGGTGCGAAAAGTAAAGCGCCCTTCATATTCGATTCTCGCGCACCGCCGGTTGCAGCAGTTGGACATCGTGGCGATGCGGCCATGGGAGGAAGCTTTAACCGACTACGTCCGACTACTCGGTCAGCTCTAA
- a CDS encoding DUF1972 domain-containing protein, producing MKISIFGARGVPAAWSGFDTLVTELGPRLVDSGHEVRLYCMPKYTAPEVGDQFHGVQLVRLPTVYGKFTETVLHELLCSLHALFTRRHDVYYVLACRTVWAYIPHFLLRRRIVINTDGLDWKRRKWGRIARAYLIANYWLARHITKHLVSDAKELQKFYIEEWGTPSAFLTNGGNTLEVEDDSRHRAILAEYGVEPGSYYLVACRMEPENNIDIILREFERSSVKEPLLVAGGANYESEYLKELHKTKDPRIRFLGPVYTDGHIEALHLGAKAYLHGHEVGGTNPSLLKAMGCGNLVLAHDVRFNREVLAGNGLLWTKEPGSLLAALERADRDADTLRPEAAIACRERITQYYSWDKVGRDHERYFRWVIGEAPDYSDSF from the coding sequence ATGAAAATATCGATATTCGGGGCACGTGGTGTTCCAGCAGCCTGGAGCGGTTTCGACACATTGGTGACTGAGTTGGGGCCTAGGCTCGTGGATTCAGGTCACGAGGTGAGGTTGTACTGCATGCCGAAGTACACAGCTCCGGAAGTGGGCGACCAATTCCACGGGGTTCAACTCGTCCGGCTGCCAACGGTTTACGGCAAATTCACTGAGACGGTCTTGCATGAGCTGTTGTGCAGCCTCCATGCCTTGTTCACTCGCCGACACGACGTGTACTACGTGCTCGCGTGCCGGACGGTGTGGGCATACATCCCTCATTTCTTGCTACGTCGGCGCATTGTCATCAACACCGACGGCCTCGACTGGAAGCGACGCAAATGGGGCCGCATTGCTCGGGCGTATCTGATAGCCAACTATTGGCTCGCTCGACACATCACCAAGCACCTCGTGTCTGACGCCAAGGAGCTCCAGAAGTTCTACATCGAGGAGTGGGGAACACCTAGCGCGTTCCTGACCAACGGCGGCAATACCCTTGAAGTCGAGGATGATTCGCGGCATCGCGCGATACTCGCGGAGTACGGCGTTGAGCCGGGTTCATACTACTTGGTTGCGTGTCGCATGGAGCCCGAGAACAACATCGACATAATCTTGCGCGAGTTCGAGCGTTCATCAGTGAAGGAGCCACTGCTTGTCGCCGGCGGCGCGAACTACGAGAGCGAGTACCTCAAAGAGCTTCATAAGACAAAGGACCCCCGCATTCGTTTCCTCGGGCCTGTCTACACCGATGGTCACATCGAGGCTCTACACCTTGGGGCGAAGGCATATCTCCATGGCCATGAAGTCGGCGGTACGAATCCGTCGCTCCTCAAGGCGATGGGCTGTGGCAATCTCGTGCTAGCTCACGATGTACGTTTCAACCGAGAAGTTCTGGCTGGCAATGGTTTGTTGTGGACGAAAGAGCCGGGGTCGCTCTTGGCTGCGCTTGAACGAGCCGACCGCGATGCCGACACCCTTCGGCCAGAAGCTGCGATAGCTTGCAGAGAACGGATCACCCAGTATTACTCGTGGGACAAGGTTGGGCGTGATCACGAGCGGTACTTCCGCTGGGTGATCGGTGAAGCGCCGGACTACTCGGACTCGTTTTAG
- a CDS encoding glycosyltransferase family 2 protein, whose amino-acid sequence MTAPPPPLVTVCVPTYNSEATVERCLRSISSQDYDNVEVLVIDDCSTDDTVTICRKYSDSIHVLTNDHNLGLVGNHNRCIRLARGKYVKFVHADDYLLPGAISLMVSALESFPQAMLAFSRRTVDSTVETFLRDSSELHGPLEPLSECTDGVVLLERFIRDGARRNLFGEPTAIMFNRDAGESVGGFSHELPQLLDVGFCLALLEHGAAAWIDKPLSVRVHTYGTTSESNFAAGVGSLDVLKLQLALTRSPKLSLRYRVIAGRLAAVSFTKALVKAILFGPRRSRLLELTTLAHQYVVGDLQSPGAAAPGIQPGYSRMS is encoded by the coding sequence GTGACTGCGCCACCGCCACCCCTTGTTACGGTATGCGTTCCCACATACAACAGCGAGGCGACCGTCGAGCGCTGTCTTCGCAGCATTTCCTCGCAGGACTACGACAACGTCGAAGTCCTTGTGATTGACGACTGTTCAACTGATGATACTGTCACAATTTGCCGTAAATACTCGGATAGTATTCACGTACTCACGAATGACCACAACCTCGGATTAGTTGGCAACCACAACCGGTGTATTCGTCTGGCTCGTGGCAAGTATGTCAAGTTCGTACATGCTGATGACTATCTTCTTCCTGGTGCAATCTCGCTGATGGTTTCCGCTCTCGAGTCGTTTCCTCAGGCGATGCTGGCGTTCTCACGGCGCACAGTCGACTCGACTGTTGAGACCTTCCTTCGCGACTCCAGTGAGCTCCATGGACCACTGGAACCATTGTCTGAATGCACCGACGGCGTCGTACTCCTTGAGAGGTTCATTCGTGACGGAGCGCGACGAAACCTCTTCGGCGAGCCGACCGCCATCATGTTCAACCGGGACGCCGGAGAAAGCGTCGGAGGCTTCTCGCACGAGCTACCGCAGTTGTTGGACGTGGGCTTCTGCCTAGCATTACTTGAGCACGGTGCCGCTGCTTGGATCGATAAGCCCCTTTCCGTCCGGGTGCACACCTACGGAACAACTAGTGAATCGAATTTTGCCGCCGGCGTCGGCTCGCTCGATGTTTTGAAGCTTCAGTTGGCGCTCACACGATCGCCGAAGCTCTCACTTCGCTACCGCGTTATCGCGGGGCGATTAGCGGCTGTGTCGTTCACAAAGGCGCTCGTCAAGGCAATACTTTTTGGACCGCGTCGGTCACGGCTGCTCGAGCTCACAACGCTGGCCCACCAATATGTAGTCGGAGATCTGCAGTCTCCGGGTGCTGCCGCCCCCGGAATTCAGCCGGGATACTCGCGCATGAGTTGA
- a CDS encoding SDR family oxidoreductase, whose protein sequence is MRIFIAGGAGYIGTVLAPRLAARGYDVTVADLAWFGNHLPPEIPVIHQDVMSISEDDLAGIDVVIFLAGLSNDPMAEFSPVLNYVHNAAAPANLAYLAKRAGVRRFVFASSCSVYGFTEDELWDEDSPTVTAHPYGISKLQAEAGVRHLQDSSFSVIILRKGTVCGYSPRMRLDLVINTMFKTALQDGNITVNNPSIWRPILSIQDATAGYIRAVEASPSVSGTFNIASENTTLGALADQIEATLRRELDLEPELRILEKADFRNYKVSVDRARVQLGFKPAYGIDRIVEDLIRHRNEFADMDNPAYYNIATFRNIMSGETAAQGHTALSPVD, encoded by the coding sequence ATGAGGATATTCATCGCGGGGGGCGCCGGATATATCGGTACCGTGTTGGCACCCCGCTTGGCTGCCCGTGGCTACGATGTGACCGTCGCCGATTTGGCCTGGTTCGGTAACCACCTGCCTCCGGAAATCCCGGTCATTCACCAGGATGTCATGTCCATTTCGGAAGATGACCTCGCAGGAATTGACGTGGTCATATTCCTGGCCGGCTTGTCGAACGATCCTATGGCCGAGTTCAGTCCTGTCCTCAATTACGTACACAACGCAGCGGCTCCGGCAAACCTGGCCTACCTCGCCAAACGTGCGGGTGTGCGGCGGTTCGTTTTCGCGTCGTCTTGTTCGGTTTACGGATTTACTGAGGACGAGCTGTGGGACGAGGATTCACCGACCGTCACCGCGCATCCATATGGAATCAGCAAGTTGCAGGCCGAAGCAGGCGTTCGACATCTGCAGGACAGCTCATTCAGCGTCATCATCCTGCGAAAAGGGACGGTGTGCGGCTATAGCCCTCGCATGAGATTGGACTTGGTCATCAACACGATGTTCAAGACCGCTTTGCAGGACGGCAACATCACCGTCAACAACCCGTCTATCTGGCGACCGATTTTATCTATCCAGGATGCAACTGCTGGGTATATTCGCGCAGTCGAAGCCAGTCCCTCGGTAAGTGGAACATTCAATATTGCGTCGGAGAACACAACGCTGGGTGCGCTCGCCGACCAGATCGAGGCGACGCTCAGGCGAGAGCTCGACTTGGAGCCTGAGTTGCGGATTCTCGAGAAGGCGGACTTCCGCAACTACAAGGTTTCCGTGGATCGCGCTCGGGTGCAGCTCGGATTCAAACCCGCCTATGGCATAGACCGCATCGTCGAGGATCTTATTCGGCACCGAAATGAATTCGCCGATATGGACAATCCCGCCTACTACAACATCGCCACATTCCGGAACATCATGAGCGGCGAAACCGCCGCGCAAGGCCACACGGCCCTGAGCCCGGTGGACTAG
- a CDS encoding TylF/MycF/NovP-related O-methyltransferase, producing the protein MSRISRWMRAPAAERKRLLVKKAAEQKSLAKHNLQRAPFRLGMSNAANLYLAYQPDSQAVFGQHPIEFKDLHRRFLSTNRANNGGDWPRFWSLVLNLKQIFDDNVEGDLAELGVWRGNTAAVLAHFGDLHGRNVDLFDTFEGFDKRDLTGVDADKDRDFSDTSIDHVRQVIGEPSRVCRFYPGWFPQSLAAEHDSARYCAVSLDCDLYDPMKAGLDFFYPRLSPGGLLMLHDYSSGHWPGAKQAIDEFCKEAGERVVLMPDKSGSAFIRRA; encoded by the coding sequence GTGAGCCGAATCAGTCGATGGATGCGGGCACCAGCAGCCGAACGGAAGAGGCTGCTTGTCAAGAAAGCAGCAGAACAGAAATCGCTGGCCAAGCACAACCTGCAAAGAGCGCCCTTCCGACTCGGGATGTCCAACGCAGCGAACCTCTACCTGGCATATCAACCCGATTCCCAAGCAGTATTTGGGCAGCACCCAATAGAGTTCAAGGATCTGCACAGACGGTTCCTCTCCACTAACCGCGCTAACAACGGCGGGGACTGGCCACGGTTCTGGTCACTGGTGTTGAACCTCAAACAGATCTTCGACGACAACGTTGAAGGCGACTTGGCCGAGCTTGGCGTTTGGCGGGGTAATACGGCCGCTGTGCTGGCACACTTCGGTGACCTGCATGGCCGCAACGTCGATCTCTTCGACACATTCGAAGGATTCGACAAACGGGACCTGACCGGGGTGGACGCCGATAAGGACCGCGATTTCTCCGATACTTCAATCGATCATGTGCGCCAAGTGATCGGCGAGCCGAGCAGGGTGTGCCGCTTCTACCCGGGCTGGTTCCCTCAGTCGTTGGCCGCGGAGCACGACTCAGCGCGATATTGCGCGGTGAGCTTGGACTGCGACCTCTACGACCCAATGAAGGCCGGCTTGGATTTCTTTTACCCACGCCTGAGCCCAGGCGGGCTACTTATGCTGCACGACTATTCGAGCGGCCATTGGCCTGGCGCCAAGCAAGCCATCGACGAGTTCTGCAAGGAGGCTGGTGAGCGAGTGGTTCTGATGCCCGACAAGTCCGGCAGTGCATTCATCCGAAGAGCTTAG
- the rfbC gene encoding dTDP-4-dehydrorhamnose 3,5-epimerase — MKVEVRETTIPEVLVVDHEVFEDERGFFMEVYRSDQFAEYADLGLPSSFVQLNHSRSARHVTRGLHFQWEPPMGKLMRVVRGEAFLVAVDIRPDSPTLGQYASIIANERNRLQLWAPASFARGFCTLSEVAEVEYMTTGTYNAAAESGIRWNDPTIGIEWPVEEPILSHKDSKAQSLAEWLERPEAQAFSTGG; from the coding sequence GTGAAGGTAGAGGTGCGCGAGACGACAATCCCGGAAGTCCTAGTCGTGGACCACGAGGTCTTCGAGGATGAGCGCGGATTCTTCATGGAGGTGTACCGCTCGGATCAGTTCGCGGAATACGCGGATCTTGGTCTCCCAAGTAGTTTCGTGCAGCTCAACCACAGCCGTAGTGCTCGTCACGTGACCCGCGGCCTCCACTTCCAGTGGGAACCCCCGATGGGCAAATTGATGCGCGTGGTGCGTGGTGAGGCATTCCTGGTCGCTGTCGATATTCGCCCGGACTCGCCGACCCTTGGCCAGTACGCGAGCATCATCGCCAACGAACGCAACCGTCTGCAGCTGTGGGCACCCGCAAGCTTCGCGCGCGGGTTTTGTACGCTCTCCGAGGTGGCCGAAGTCGAGTACATGACGACAGGTACGTACAACGCCGCTGCCGAGTCAGGCATTCGGTGGAATGATCCAACGATCGGTATCGAGTGGCCGGTTGAGGAGCCGATTCTGTCTCACAAGGATTCCAAAGCGCAGTCACTTGCAGAGTGGCTGGAAAGGCCTGAGGCGCAAGCCTTTTCAACAGGGGGATAG
- a CDS encoding flippase, protein MNGPSSDSDENGYRGSGLARHAAINLIGGIFTPAASFATGPILAHALSVEGRGQLAAATTPLALTVTVATIGLPEAVTFFIAQDRSRTKMIAKRGMVLTLVPAAIATAILVIVSPWISGDNPTVRRLIMVSAALIIPSLLLSIVRAVAAAQNRWTAITVERIITAATKLIPLTVLFSIGELGLVAAAIVTITSTLTGAIIYIPLLTTQPPAATLEVVTNRQVLRFGAGIWVGTISGILLMRIDQVLMSPLAGAFELGLYAVAVSISELPLMVNSALRETAFTHLSDRGVRPAEVGDLSRVSTIIVLILCLAVGVVSPILVPLLFGRDFSASIPVLFILLTAVCLGNPGSLAGVALSSSGHPHLRSSALLVACVVNIALVLLLAPRFGAMGAATATLVGNLISSNIGIAWSIKKCGTSIGDFYRFRPGDFAMIKQLLSRGLRGLVRQVRVR, encoded by the coding sequence GTGAACGGACCGTCATCGGACTCAGACGAGAACGGTTACCGGGGTTCTGGTCTTGCACGACATGCCGCGATCAACCTGATCGGCGGAATCTTCACGCCAGCGGCGTCATTCGCTACGGGACCGATCCTTGCTCATGCCCTCAGCGTCGAGGGGCGGGGTCAACTAGCAGCAGCCACCACTCCGCTCGCTCTGACCGTCACAGTAGCAACGATCGGGCTACCCGAGGCTGTGACCTTTTTTATCGCTCAAGACCGCAGCAGGACCAAGATGATCGCTAAACGCGGTATGGTGCTGACCTTGGTTCCCGCGGCGATCGCGACCGCGATCCTCGTCATAGTGTCGCCCTGGATCAGCGGTGACAATCCCACCGTTCGTCGCCTTATTATGGTGTCTGCTGCTCTGATTATTCCCTCTCTTCTTTTGTCCATAGTACGTGCCGTAGCAGCTGCACAGAACAGATGGACCGCGATAACAGTCGAGCGCATAATCACCGCGGCGACGAAGTTGATCCCTCTAACTGTGCTTTTCTCAATTGGAGAACTCGGGCTCGTAGCAGCGGCAATCGTGACAATCACTTCGACCTTGACTGGCGCGATCATCTATATACCGCTCTTGACAACACAACCGCCTGCCGCAACACTCGAGGTCGTAACGAATAGGCAAGTATTGCGGTTCGGAGCCGGGATATGGGTAGGCACGATATCTGGAATACTTCTGATGCGCATCGATCAGGTGCTCATGTCGCCTTTAGCTGGCGCCTTCGAACTCGGTCTATACGCCGTTGCTGTGTCGATAAGTGAATTGCCGCTCATGGTCAACTCCGCGCTCCGAGAAACTGCGTTTACCCACCTCAGCGATCGAGGTGTACGACCGGCGGAAGTGGGCGATCTCTCGCGAGTTTCAACGATAATTGTTTTAATTCTCTGCCTGGCGGTCGGAGTAGTATCGCCGATACTTGTACCCTTATTATTCGGCCGGGATTTCTCGGCATCGATTCCGGTACTTTTCATACTTTTGACTGCCGTCTGTCTAGGAAATCCAGGATCACTCGCGGGGGTGGCACTCTCATCGTCTGGGCACCCGCACCTGCGGAGTTCAGCCCTGCTTGTGGCATGCGTTGTCAACATCGCATTAGTTTTGCTGTTGGCCCCAAGATTTGGTGCAATGGGTGCGGCAACTGCGACCTTAGTCGGAAACTTAATTTCAAGTAACATAGGAATTGCGTGGTCGATCAAAAAATGCGGCACCTCGATTGGTGACTTCTATAGGTTCAGACCCGGTGACTTTGCCATGATCAAGCAGCTACTGTCTCGTGGACTGCGCGGGCTCGTACGGCAGGTTCGAGTTAGGTGA